The following proteins are co-located in the Lepisosteus oculatus isolate fLepOcu1 chromosome 9, fLepOcu1.hap2, whole genome shotgun sequence genome:
- the barhl2 gene encoding barH-like 2 homeobox protein — MEGSSGSNFGIDSILSNTNSSSSPVLMSGDFRLGDSRTADFRNQATPSPCSEIDTVGTAPSSPISVTMEPPEPHLAQDSLQQHHHLHHNQQQSLQPSPQAQQQPGCAPRTATSSFLIKDILGDNKPLAACAPYSTSVSSPHHTPKPESAPLTEGFRPKLEQDEPKGKLDKRDDIQSDIKCNGTKEEGDREITSSRESPPVRSKKPRKARTAFSDHQLNQLERSFERQKYLSVQDRMDLAAALNLTDTQVKTWYQNRRTKWKRQTAVGLELLAEAGNYSALQRMFPSPYFYHPSLLGTMDSTTAAAAAAAMYSSMYRTPPAPHPGLQRPLVPRVLIHGLGPGGQPALNPLATSIPGNPHSR; from the exons atggaAGGATCCAGTGGGTCGAATTTCGGAATAGACAGTATTTTGTCGAACACCAACAGCTCCAGCAGCCCGGTGCTGATGAGCGGGGATTTTCGGCTTGGGGACAGCAGGACAGCAGATTTCAGAAACCAGGCCACCCCATCACCATGCTCGGAGATAGACACTGTGGGAACGGCGCCTTCATCCCCAATCTCGGTCACCATGGAGCCGCCCGAGCCGCACCTTGCTCAAGACAGCCTGCAGCAGCACCATCATCTTCACCACAACCAGCAGCAAAGTTTGCAGCCGTCGCCTCAGGCTCAGCAGCAGCCTGGTTGCGCCCCCAGGACTGCCACCTCCTCCTTCCTCATCAAAGACATCCTGGGCGACAACAAGCCGCTGGCGGCGTGCGCGCCGTACAGCACCAGCGTCTCCTCACCCCATCACACCCCCAAGCCGGAGAGCGCCCCGCTAACGGAGGGCTTCAGGCCCAAGCTGGAGCAGGACGAGCCTAAGGGCAAGTTGGACAAGCGGGACGACATCCAGAGCGACATCAAATGCAACG gcACGAAAGAAGAAGGTGACCGAGAGATCACTAGCAGCAGAGAAAGTCCCCCGGTTCGCTCTAAAAAGCCCCGCAAAGCGAGAACAGCCTTTTCCGACCATCAGCTCAACCAGCTGGAGCGCAGCTTCGAGCGACAGAAATACCTGAGCGTGCAAGACCGCATGGATCTCGCGGCGGCGCTTAATCTCACAGACACGCAGGTCAAAACCTGGTATCAAAACCGAAG GACGAAGTGGAAAAGACAGACCGCCGTAGGATTAGAACTGCTGGCTGAAGCTGGGAATTACTCGGCTTTGCAAAGAATGTTCCCCTCCCCTTATTTCTACCACCCGAGCCTGCTGGGCACTATGGACAGCACGACAGCAGCCGCGGCCGCCGCCGCTATGTACAGCAGTATGTACCGGACTCCGCCGGCGCCTCACCCCGGCCTGCAGAGGCCCCTGGTCCCGCGGGTCCTGATTCACGGCCTGGGCCCGGGCGGGCAGCCGGCCCTCAACCCGCTGGCCACCTCCATCCCAGGAAACCCGCACTCCCGGTAA